AACCAGTTGCGGATGAAGATCGGCGTGATGTTTGGTAATCCAGAAACTACAGCTGGCGGTCAGGCGCTCAAATACTACTCTTCAGTACGTATGGATATCCGCCGTACGGAGCAGATTAAGGAGGCCGATAGAGTAATTGGCAACCGCGTGAAGGTGAAGGTGGTTAAGAATAAAATTGCTCCGCCTTTCCGCCTAGCCGAGTTCGACATTATGTATAACGAAGGCATATCGGCTGCGGGCGACATCCTAGATCTAGCCGTCAAGTATGAGCTAGTTGCAAAATCCGGTGCCTGGTATGAATACAAAGGTGAAAAGATCGGCCAGGGGCGCGAAGCCGCCAAGGCATATCTTAAAGAACAGCCGAAGGCTATGAAAGAGCTAGAAGTCGCCATTCGCAAAACCGCTACCTAAACGCTATCTGTAATGATAAATACCATAGATAGCA
This region of Candidatus Dormiibacterota bacterium genomic DNA includes:
- a CDS encoding DNA recombination/repair protein RecA; protein product: NQLRMKIGVMFGNPETTAGGQALKYYSSVRMDIRRTEQIKEADRVIGNRVKVKVVKNKIAPPFRLAEFDIMYNEGISAAGDILDLAVKYELVAKSGAWYEYKGEKIGQGREAAKAYLKEQPKAMKELEVAIRKTAT